The following proteins are encoded in a genomic region of Iodidimonas sp. SYSU 1G8:
- a CDS encoding diguanylate cyclase: MPSRFLQKQRARYGQFGVASVLFAVLMFGGLYLADVGKRLQRNMELDHTAQRFLIAMLDGETAVRGYAITGNETFLEPYHTSFTRADDLLARILRMIPPKLGTHFDAAGLSRLVARRQETLARTIDLRQIGPEQAHAYISANEGKLIMDEIRRQVRDIEDAVEAENARLGQRLNFSLTFIAPAIALLTLVMLVLAVLQTRAMRRTLTIAQRAERQAERRGEELAALSEMADELHAASDRGETYRIISHHGARLLPDVTVELFVYNHSRDQLRRATSWGGGDALDTMFPPADCWAIRKGKPQINHVGRSVRCDHLPDTGVALCVPITARGQTVGMLAISGGEADSLEADGETRRTAVTLSEQVALALVNLDLRERLENQALRDTLTNLYNRRYLDEASERELNRADRLETALSIIAIDIDHFKRFNDQHGHAAGDEVLKRVSAYLMEGCRATDLVCRLGGEELLIMLPDTDLDGAIAMAEKLRDDVSHLRIRWHSGELPPVTVSMGVACYPHHARKFAVLHSLADEALYRAKQNGRNRVCVWTPRDRAGESRAAAVPIEAKAP; this comes from the coding sequence ATGCCTTCCCGTTTCCTGCAGAAGCAGCGTGCCCGATATGGTCAGTTCGGCGTCGCCAGCGTGCTCTTTGCCGTCCTGATGTTCGGCGGTCTTTATCTCGCCGATGTCGGCAAGCGTCTGCAGCGCAACATGGAACTGGACCATACCGCGCAGCGCTTCCTGATCGCCATGCTGGACGGGGAAACGGCGGTTCGAGGTTACGCCATCACCGGCAACGAAACTTTTCTGGAGCCCTATCACACCAGTTTCACGCGGGCGGATGACCTGCTGGCGAGGATACTCCGGATGATCCCGCCCAAGCTCGGCACTCACTTCGATGCCGCCGGACTGTCCCGCCTTGTCGCGCGCCGACAGGAGACTTTGGCGCGCACCATCGACCTTCGTCAGATCGGACCCGAACAGGCGCACGCCTATATCTCGGCCAATGAAGGCAAGCTCATCATGGACGAGATCCGCCGACAGGTCCGAGACATCGAGGACGCGGTGGAGGCCGAGAACGCACGCCTCGGCCAGCGCCTGAATTTTTCGCTGACCTTCATCGCGCCGGCCATCGCGCTTCTCACCCTTGTCATGCTGGTGCTGGCGGTGCTGCAGACCCGCGCCATGCGCCGGACGCTGACCATCGCACAGCGGGCCGAGCGTCAGGCGGAGAGACGAGGGGAAGAGCTCGCGGCGCTGAGCGAAATGGCCGACGAGCTTCATGCGGCGTCGGATCGCGGGGAAACCTACCGGATCATCAGCCACCACGGCGCCCGGCTGCTTCCGGACGTGACGGTCGAGTTGTTCGTCTACAACCATTCGCGCGACCAGCTGCGGCGCGCGACGTCCTGGGGCGGCGGCGATGCCCTCGACACCATGTTTCCTCCGGCGGACTGCTGGGCGATCCGCAAGGGAAAGCCGCAGATCAATCATGTCGGGCGCAGTGTCCGGTGCGATCACCTGCCGGATACGGGCGTGGCGCTGTGCGTGCCGATCACCGCCCGCGGCCAGACGGTGGGGATGCTCGCCATTTCGGGCGGCGAGGCGGACTCGCTTGAAGCGGATGGCGAGACACGGCGGACCGCGGTGACGCTGAGCGAGCAGGTCGCGCTCGCGCTGGTCAATCTGGATCTGCGCGAACGGCTCGAGAACCAGGCGCTGCGCGACACGCTGACCAATCTCTATAACCGCCGGTATCTTGACGAGGCATCGGAGCGCGAGTTGAACCGGGCGGATCGTCTGGAGACCGCGCTCAGCATCATCGCCATCGACATCGATCATTTCAAACGCTTCAACGATCAGCACGGCCACGCCGCCGGCGACGAGGTGCTGAAACGCGTCAGCGCTTATCTCATGGAAGGATGCCGCGCCACCGACCTGGTGTGCCGGCTCGGCGGGGAAGAGCTTCTCATCATGCTGCCGGACACGGATCTGGATGGCGCCATCGCCATGGCGGAGAAGCTCCGCGACGACGTGTCGCATCTGCGCATCCGCTGGCATAGCGGCGAGTTGCCGCCTGTCACTGTGTCCATGGGCGTGGCCTGCTACCCCCATCATGCGCGCAAGTTCGCCGTGCTTCACAGTCTGGCCGACGAGGCCCTGTACCGGGCCAAGCAGAACGGCCGTAACCGGGTTTGCGTCTGGACACCGCGCGACCGGGCCGGGGAGAGTCGCGCCGCTGCTGTTCCCATCGAGGCAAAAGCACCGTAA
- a CDS encoding outer membrane beta-barrel protein gives MNKALSTVTVALGVLVAGTAVANAQQSANQNPFSGFYVGGVLGYDNYSLNSSATLPTYGVSGAINGLGADGVAGGAIVGYNIPLGPQFIAGIEGSFRYSDADVSTTVTGLGSAGAKARESWGLGARVGFVPVDNVMLYASGGWTQGRFKTEVANAAGTTIYSGKDSQDAWRIGGGVEAALGSQWTARMDYTYANYSNYDIALSNTDSVFIKPTSHQVSLAISRYF, from the coding sequence ATGAACAAGGCCCTTAGCACTGTGACCGTCGCCCTCGGCGTCCTCGTCGCCGGCACGGCGGTCGCCAACGCGCAGCAGTCCGCCAATCAGAACCCGTTCAGCGGTTTCTATGTCGGCGGCGTCCTCGGTTATGACAATTACAGCCTCAACAGCAGCGCGACCCTTCCCACCTATGGCGTCAGTGGCGCGATCAACGGCCTCGGCGCGGACGGCGTCGCGGGCGGCGCGATCGTCGGCTACAACATTCCGCTGGGACCTCAATTCATTGCCGGCATCGAGGGCTCGTTTCGCTACAGCGACGCCGACGTGAGCACCACCGTGACCGGACTGGGTTCCGCTGGCGCCAAAGCGCGCGAAAGCTGGGGCCTTGGCGCCCGCGTCGGTTTCGTGCCGGTCGATAACGTGATGCTGTACGCGTCGGGCGGCTGGACCCAGGGCCGCTTCAAGACCGAAGTCGCGAACGCCGCCGGCACCACCATCTACTCCGGCAAGGACAGTCAGGACGCCTGGCGCATCGGCGGCGGCGTCGAGGCCGCGCTGGGCAGCCAGTGGACCGCCCGCATGGACTACACCTACGCCAACTATTCGAACTACGACATCGCGCTGTCCAATACGGACAGCGTCTTCATCAAGCCGACGAGCCATCAGGTGTCGCTGGCGATCTCCCGTTACTTTTGA
- a CDS encoding ABC-F family ATP-binding cassette domain-containing protein: protein MLAIRNITFTMAGNRLFDNASAVIPTGHKVGMVGRNGTGKTTLFRLIRGELSLDDGEIEVPRAFRIGGVAQEAPATDHTLLETVLMADIERAALLDEAETATEPNRIAEIQIRLADIDAYSAESRAATILSGLGFDAEAQQRPCHEFSGGWRMRVALGAVLFSQPDLLLLDEPTNYLDLEGTVWLESFIAKYPHTALIISHDRELLNRSVDGILHLTGEKLTYYTGTYDQFDNERRLKLEQQISMKRKQDAQRAHIQSFVDRFKAKASKARQAQSRVKMLERMKPIAAVSENAVAPFHFPAPDELAPPLVTFENASVGYDGNTILRNLNLRLDQDDRIALLGSNGEGKSTFAKLLAGRLPLMTGKITKSSKLRIGFFAQHQLDELVEGENSLQHLMRKLPNEGQAQLRARLGAAGIGADIVLNPVEKLSGGQKARLLMALAALEAPHIMILDEPTNHLDIESREVLVHALNEYPGAVILVSHDPHLVETVADQLWLVKDGKVAPFDGDMEDYKRLLLSQRGPKKEPGANRKGENKPSPPVQAAAPAPSKAQRANAAPLRNKVRDHEKQIAKLEADLARAEATLADPKLYASGDKARIERLTRAVADIKASLAREEEAWIAAQDALEQALTA from the coding sequence ATGCTGGCAATCCGGAACATCACCTTCACCATGGCGGGCAACCGCCTGTTCGATAATGCCTCGGCCGTGATCCCGACGGGACACAAGGTCGGCATGGTCGGTCGCAACGGCACGGGCAAGACGACCCTGTTCCGTCTCATCCGCGGCGAGCTGTCGCTGGACGATGGTGAGATCGAGGTGCCGCGCGCCTTCCGGATCGGCGGCGTCGCCCAGGAAGCGCCCGCGACCGATCATACGCTGCTTGAGACCGTGCTGATGGCCGACATCGAACGCGCGGCCCTGCTCGATGAAGCCGAGACGGCGACCGAGCCGAACCGTATCGCGGAAATCCAGATCCGGCTGGCCGACATCGACGCCTATTCGGCGGAATCCCGGGCCGCCACCATTCTGTCCGGCCTGGGCTTCGACGCCGAGGCACAGCAGCGGCCGTGCCATGAGTTCTCCGGCGGCTGGCGCATGCGCGTGGCGCTGGGCGCGGTGCTTTTCTCGCAACCAGACCTGCTGCTGCTCGACGAACCGACCAACTATCTCGATCTCGAAGGCACGGTGTGGCTTGAAAGCTTCATCGCCAAATATCCTCACACCGCGCTGATCATCTCCCATGACCGGGAACTGCTGAACCGCTCCGTCGACGGCATCCTGCACCTGACCGGCGAGAAGCTGACTTACTACACCGGCACTTACGACCAGTTCGACAACGAGCGCCGGTTGAAGCTGGAACAGCAGATCTCGATGAAGCGCAAGCAGGATGCACAGCGCGCGCACATCCAGAGCTTCGTCGACCGGTTCAAGGCCAAGGCCTCGAAGGCCCGCCAGGCCCAGTCGCGGGTCAAGATGCTGGAGCGGATGAAGCCGATCGCCGCCGTGTCGGAAAACGCCGTGGCGCCCTTCCACTTTCCCGCGCCGGACGAGCTGGCGCCGCCGCTGGTGACGTTCGAGAACGCCAGCGTGGGCTATGACGGCAACACCATCCTGCGCAACCTGAACCTGCGGCTGGACCAGGACGACCGCATCGCCCTGCTCGGCTCCAATGGCGAGGGCAAATCGACCTTCGCCAAGCTGCTGGCCGGACGCCTGCCGCTGATGACCGGCAAGATCACCAAATCGTCCAAGCTGCGCATCGGCTTCTTCGCCCAGCACCAGCTCGACGAACTGGTGGAAGGCGAGAACTCGCTCCAGCACCTGATGCGCAAACTGCCCAACGAGGGTCAGGCTCAGTTGCGCGCCCGCCTCGGCGCCGCCGGGATCGGCGCCGACATCGTGCTCAATCCCGTCGAAAAGCTCTCAGGCGGCCAGAAGGCGCGCCTGCTGATGGCGCTCGCCGCGCTCGAAGCGCCGCACATCATGATCCTCGACGAACCGACCAACCATCTCGATATCGAAAGCCGGGAGGTGCTGGTTCACGCCCTGAACGAATATCCGGGCGCGGTGATCCTGGTCAGCCATGATCCCCATCTGGTGGAGACGGTCGCCGATCAGCTGTGGCTGGTGAAGGACGGCAAGGTCGCGCCGTTCGATGGCGACATGGAAGATTACAAGCGCCTGCTGCTGTCGCAACGTGGCCCCAAGAAGGAGCCGGGCGCCAACCGCAAGGGCGAGAACAAGCCTTCCCCGCCGGTTCAGGCCGCCGCGCCAGCGCCGTCGAAAGCCCAGCGCGCCAACGCAGCGCCGCTCCGCAACAAGGTACGCGATCACGAGAAGCAGATCGCCAAGCTGGAGGCCGATCTGGCGAGGGCGGAAGCAACCCTCGCCGATCCCAAGCTTTACGCCTCGGGTGATAAGGCCAGGATCGAACGCCTGACGCGCGCCGTGGCCGATATCAAGGCCTCGCTCGCCCGTGAGGAAGAGGCCTGGATCGCCGCGCAGGACGCGCTGGAACAGGCCCTCACCGCCTGA